One Halarcobacter ebronensis genomic window carries:
- the purN gene encoding phosphoribosylglycinamide formyltransferase produces the protein MKRVGILASHNGSGFETIYKACEEKSLDAQVVLVISNNSEANVLEKAFQKNIPNYVINAKKYPNESLDERITLMMKEFKVDYIFLSGYMKKLETKLITTYKNRIINSHPALLPKFGGKGMYGTNVHKAVIEAKEKISGCTIHFVNENYDEGEYILQKKLTLDENESVESLEKRIKELESKAIVEALQKVIN, from the coding sequence GAAACCATTTATAAAGCTTGTGAAGAAAAAAGTTTAGATGCGCAAGTGGTACTTGTAATTTCAAATAATAGTGAGGCTAATGTTTTAGAAAAAGCTTTTCAAAAAAATATCCCAAACTATGTAATAAATGCAAAAAAATATCCAAATGAAAGCTTAGATGAGAGAATAACTCTTATGATGAAAGAGTTTAAAGTGGATTATATTTTTCTCTCTGGATATATGAAAAAATTAGAGACAAAACTAATAACAACTTATAAAAATAGAATTATAAATTCCCATCCTGCACTTTTGCCCAAATTTGGTGGAAAAGGGATGTATGGAACAAATGTGCATAAAGCTGTAATAGAGGCAAAAGAGAAGATTTCTGGATGTACTATTCATTTTGTAAATGAAAACTATGATGAGGGTGAATATATTTTGCAAAAGAAACTTACTCTTGATGAAAATGAGAGTGTTGAATCTTTGGAAAAAAGAATTAAAGAACTAGAATCTAAAGCTATCGTAGAAGCTTTACAAAAAGTGATAAACTAG